The window CAGATTGCCGAGCAGTAGCGCGATGCCGACGATGTGCACCGCCTCCAGCGCGGGATATGCCCAGGCGTGCGAGCGCAGTGCTTCGAGCATGCGCTCAGGCGCCGCCGGCCTGGATGGACATCAGTTCCAGCATCAGTGCGATGCGTGCCTTCACCGGCGTCAGCGCGCCTGCGTCGCGCAACGCCGCACTCGGCGTGGGAAGAATGCGGCCCTGGACGCAACGCGTGGCGCGCAGGACCGCGATGCCCGCCGCTTGCGCCCGAAGCGCAGCCGCTTCCAGGGCTTCGTGCAAAGTGCCGTTGCCAGTGGCTGCGAGCACCAGGCCCTGCACCGGCTCTGCAGTGCCCGCTTGCTGCGCCATCAGTGCATCGATGATGCTGCCACGCGCCTCTGCGTGGCTCATCAAGATCTCCACGCGCGGCCATTGGACGGCGTGCCGCATCAGCTCGAAGCACAGGCGTGCCGGCTCGGGCGGCGAGACTGGCCATCTCCTGAGCTCGCGCAAGGCGCCCTCTTCCACATAGGCCACAGGGCCCGCATCGCCCGAATCGAACGCGTCGAGGCGATAGGTGTGGACCTTCTGCACATCGAAGGCGCTGTGCACCGCGCCCGCGCACACAACTACTACCCCCTGAGCATGCGGGCTCGAGGCAACCGCAAGGGCATCGCGAACGTTCTGCGGACCGTCCGGCGTCAGCGCCGTCGCCGGCCGCATGGCGCTGGTCAGGACGATGGGCTTGACCGGAGCCAGCACGGACTGAAGGAAGAAGGCGGTTTCCTCCAAGGTATCGGTCCCGTGAGTGACAACCAGGCCCGCCACGTCGGCATGTGCAAGCCAATGCGCACAGCGCTCGGCCAGGCGGCGCCAGATGGCGAAGCTCATGTCCTTGCTGTCGACCTGGGCCACCTGCTCGGCCTGCAGCGCGATGCCCGTCGGGGCTGCCACGCCTTCCAGCAGTTCGGTTACGCCCACCTGGCCCGCGATATAGCCGACATTGTCGGCCGCCGTCGCCGCCCGGCCAGCAATGGTGCCGCCCGTCCCCAGAACGACCACACGACGCTTGCCTTCGCTGATGTTGTCGGCCATGACTTGCCAAAGCTCCGGAAACTGGTTAAAAATACAGCTACTGGATATTCAGCCAGTGCCGCAAGGAGTCGCCAATGCAGTTCGCAGTGAAGCTTACCGCTCGTCAGCAACAAATACTGGACCTCATCCAGAGCGCCATCGCACGCACCGGCGCGCCGCCCACCCGTGCCGAGATCGCCGCAGAGCTGGGTTTCAAGTCCGCCAATGCGGCCGAAGAGCATCTGCAGGCGCTGGCGCGCAAGGGCGTCATCGAGCTCGTGAGCGGCACCTCGCGAGGCATTCGGCTCAAGGGCGACGCTCTGCGCTCGCTCAACGAATCGCGCAACAACCAGTTCTCGCTCTCGTTGCCGGGCATGGCCCAACTCGCGCTGCCTTTGATCGGACGTGTCGCTGCGGGCTCGCCCATCCT is drawn from Variovorax sp. PBS-H4 and contains these coding sequences:
- a CDS encoding asparaginase, with the translated sequence MADNISEGKRRVVVLGTGGTIAGRAATAADNVGYIAGQVGVTELLEGVAAPTGIALQAEQVAQVDSKDMSFAIWRRLAERCAHWLAHADVAGLVVTHGTDTLEETAFFLQSVLAPVKPIVLTSAMRPATALTPDGPQNVRDALAVASSPHAQGVVVVCAGAVHSAFDVQKVHTYRLDAFDSGDAGPVAYVEEGALRELRRWPVSPPEPARLCFELMRHAVQWPRVEILMSHAEARGSIIDALMAQQAGTAEPVQGLVLAATGNGTLHEALEAAALRAQAAGIAVLRATRCVQGRILPTPSAALRDAGALTPVKARIALMLELMSIQAGGA